From Luteococcus japonicus, one genomic window encodes:
- the meaB gene encoding methylmalonyl Co-A mutase-associated GTPase MeaB, producing the protein MPRKFDVPVLVEGVRKGQRAAVAQAITLVESRLPAHRPMARQLLTELTSVPTDAVRVGISGVPGAGKSTFINSMGQRLIEQGHKVAVLAVDPSSTRTGGSVLGDRTRMGELTQSTDAFVRPSPSGNHLGGVARATREAMLVVEAAGYDVVIVETVGVGQSEVAVAGMVDTFLMLALARSGDQLQGIKRGILEITDVIAVNKADGDNAGEARVTARELSIAMKLVQQGGDRRVPVLTCSALQRISLDEVWQAVLDHRAWLEANVGLAHHRAEQQVVWMHSQIEATLLDSMRSSEYLRELNTRLEDDVRHGRTSAMEATADFLRDFAAQVPQMDWAKGANRL; encoded by the coding sequence ATGCCCCGCAAGTTCGACGTTCCGGTCCTCGTGGAAGGCGTCCGCAAGGGACAGCGAGCCGCGGTCGCCCAGGCGATCACGCTCGTCGAGTCCCGGCTGCCCGCCCACCGCCCCATGGCCCGTCAGCTGCTCACCGAACTGACCAGCGTCCCCACCGACGCGGTCCGCGTCGGCATCTCGGGCGTGCCGGGCGCCGGCAAGTCCACATTCATCAATTCCATGGGGCAGCGGCTGATCGAGCAGGGGCACAAGGTCGCGGTGCTCGCCGTCGACCCCTCCAGCACCCGCACCGGCGGCTCCGTACTGGGCGACCGCACCCGGATGGGGGAACTCACCCAGAGCACCGATGCCTTCGTGCGCCCCTCCCCCAGTGGCAACCACCTGGGCGGCGTCGCCAGGGCCACCCGCGAGGCCATGCTCGTGGTCGAGGCCGCCGGCTATGACGTCGTGATCGTCGAGACCGTCGGCGTCGGCCAGTCCGAGGTGGCCGTGGCCGGAATGGTGGACACCTTCCTGATGCTCGCCCTGGCGCGTTCGGGCGACCAGCTGCAGGGCATCAAGCGCGGCATCCTGGAGATCACCGACGTGATCGCCGTCAACAAGGCGGACGGGGACAATGCCGGGGAGGCGCGAGTCACCGCCCGCGAGCTGTCGATCGCCATGAAGCTGGTGCAGCAGGGCGGCGACCGCCGGGTCCCGGTGCTGACCTGCTCGGCACTGCAGCGGATCAGTCTCGACGAGGTCTGGCAGGCGGTGCTGGACCACCGCGCCTGGCTGGAGGCCAATGTAGGGCTGGCCCATCACCGAGCGGAGCAGCAGGTGGTGTGGATGCACTCGCAGATCGAGGCGACCCTGCTGGACTCCATGCGCTCCAGCGAATACCTGCGCGAGCTCAACACACGGCTCGAGGACGACGTGCGC
- the scpA gene encoding methylmalonyl-CoA mutase, with protein sequence MTEIRFDSVPLGEQAVPADAQAQFEQLLSQAPAVEQWVTPEQIPVEHIYGKDVYEGMDFLETMPGIPPFLRGPYATMYTNQPWTIRQYAGFSTAAESNAFYRRNLAAGQKGLSIAFDLATHRGYDSDHPRVSGDVGMAGVAVDSILDMRQLFDGIPLDRMSVSMTMNGAVLPVLALYVVAAEEQGVKPEQLAGTIQNDILKEFMVRNTYIYPPLPSMQIIADIFAFTSANMPKFNSISISGYHMQEAGATADIEMAYTLADGVEYIRAGESVGLDVDQFAPRLSFFWAIGTNFFMEVAKMRAARMLWARLVNQFGPKNPKSMSLRTHSQTSGWSLTAQDVYNNVVRTCIEAMGATQGQTQSLHTNALDEAIALPTDFSARIARNTQLFIQQESGNCRVIDPWAGSTYVEKLTQDLAEKAWDLIQEVEEAGGMAKAIEQGIPKMRIEEAAARTQARIDSGRQPVIGVNKYLLDNPEPLEVLKVDNAKVRAEQIAKLEKLRAERDEAACQAALEKVTWAAANPDPTDPERNLLKVSIDAMRAQASLGELSDALEKVFGRYTAQIRTISGVYSKEAQGSESLAEARKAVEAFEEAEGRRPRIMIAKMGQDGHDRGQKVIATAFADLGFDVDVGPLFQTPEEAAAQAVEADVHVVGVSSLAAGHLTLVPALRAELDKLGRQDILIVVGGVIPEQDFEELRQAGAVDIYPPGTNIPECAVSLIDKMRAAMDA encoded by the coding sequence GTGACCGAGATCCGTTTTGATTCCGTCCCCCTGGGTGAGCAGGCCGTTCCGGCCGATGCCCAGGCGCAGTTCGAGCAGCTGCTCTCCCAGGCACCCGCCGTCGAGCAGTGGGTGACTCCCGAGCAGATCCCCGTGGAGCACATCTACGGCAAGGACGTGTACGAGGGCATGGACTTCCTGGAGACCATGCCGGGCATTCCGCCCTTCCTGCGTGGCCCCTACGCCACCATGTACACGAACCAGCCGTGGACCATCCGCCAGTACGCGGGATTCTCGACGGCTGCCGAGTCCAATGCCTTCTATCGTCGCAACCTCGCGGCCGGCCAGAAGGGCCTGTCGATCGCCTTCGACCTGGCGACCCACCGTGGCTACGACTCGGACCACCCGCGGGTGTCCGGTGACGTCGGCATGGCCGGCGTGGCCGTGGACTCGATCCTGGACATGCGTCAGCTCTTCGACGGCATCCCGCTGGACCGGATGAGCGTCTCGATGACCATGAACGGGGCCGTGCTGCCCGTGCTCGCTCTCTACGTGGTGGCGGCCGAGGAACAGGGTGTGAAGCCGGAGCAGCTGGCCGGAACGATCCAGAACGACATCCTCAAGGAGTTCATGGTTCGTAACACCTACATCTACCCGCCGCTGCCGTCGATGCAGATCATTGCCGACATCTTCGCGTTCACCAGCGCGAACATGCCGAAGTTCAACTCGATCTCCATCTCCGGCTACCACATGCAGGAGGCCGGAGCGACGGCCGACATCGAGATGGCCTACACCCTGGCCGACGGCGTGGAGTACATCCGCGCCGGCGAGTCCGTGGGCCTGGACGTCGACCAGTTCGCACCGCGCCTGAGCTTCTTCTGGGCCATTGGCACCAACTTCTTCATGGAGGTTGCCAAGATGCGCGCCGCGCGCATGCTGTGGGCACGCCTCGTGAACCAGTTCGGTCCCAAGAACCCGAAGTCGATGAGCCTGCGCACCCACTCGCAGACCTCTGGCTGGTCGCTGACCGCCCAGGACGTCTACAACAACGTGGTGCGTACCTGCATCGAGGCCATGGGCGCCACCCAGGGCCAGACCCAGTCCCTGCACACCAATGCGCTCGACGAGGCCATCGCCCTGCCGACGGACTTCAGCGCCCGCATCGCGCGCAACACCCAGCTGTTCATCCAGCAGGAGTCGGGCAACTGCCGGGTCATCGATCCCTGGGCTGGCTCGACCTACGTCGAGAAGCTGACCCAGGACCTCGCGGAGAAGGCATGGGACCTCATCCAGGAGGTCGAGGAGGCCGGTGGCATGGCCAAGGCCATCGAGCAGGGCATCCCGAAGATGCGCATCGAGGAGGCCGCGGCACGTACCCAGGCTCGCATCGACTCCGGCCGCCAGCCGGTGATCGGCGTGAACAAGTACCTGCTGGACAACCCCGAGCCCCTCGAGGTCCTCAAGGTTGACAACGCCAAGGTGCGCGCCGAGCAGATCGCGAAGTTGGAGAAGCTGCGCGCCGAGCGTGACGAGGCTGCCTGCCAGGCAGCGCTCGAGAAGGTCACCTGGGCCGCCGCCAACCCCGACCCGACCGATCCGGAGCGCAACCTGCTGAAGGTGTCCATCGACGCCATGCGTGCGCAGGCCAGCCTCGGAGAACTGTCCGACGCGCTGGAGAAGGTTTTCGGGCGCTACACGGCACAGATCCGTACCATCAGTGGTGTGTACTCCAAGGAAGCTCAGGGATCCGAGTCGCTGGCCGAGGCCCGCAAGGCCGTCGAGGCCTTCGAAGAGGCCGAGGGCCGTCGTCCGCGCATCATGATCGCAAAGATGGGCCAGGACGGTCACGACCGTGGCCAGAAGGTGATTGCCACGGCCTTCGCCGACCTCGGTTTCGACGTCGACGTGGGCCCGCTCTTCCAGACCCCCGAGGAGGCTGCTGCCCAGGCCGTCGAGGCCGATGTGCACGTGGTCGGTGTCTCCTCGCTGGCAGCCGGGCACCTGACGCTGGTGCCCGCGCTGCGCGCCGAGCTCGACAAGCTCGGCCGTCAGGACATCCTGATCGTCGTCGGCGGCGTGATCCCCGAGCAGGACTTCGAGGAGCTGCGCCAGGCCGGTGCCGTTGACATCTACCCCCCGGGCACCAACATCCCGGAGTGTGCTGTCAGCCTGATCGACAAGATGCGCGCTGCGATGGACGCCTGA
- the mutA gene encoding methylmalonyl-CoA mutase small subunit produces MTTTEPVAREGAVELKLASDFAKPGMDQWRAAAAKVLNRGRPEDKQLTGEQAVSRLVTTTVDGIEIAPIYTLEDAPAELGVPGVAPFTRGTTVHNGEADAWDVRALHEDPDAAFTKQAVLTDLERGATSLWFRIDPDAVQGEQLGEVLADALLELITVEVSSRTDQEAAAEALLKVVEADPKPANHKSVVLGLDPIGCAALNGTAPELGKLGQWVKRLDGMRNSRAIVVDATIWHNAGAGDVHELGFALATGVEYVRALMAQGLTADQAFDAIDFRVTATVDQFATIAKLRALRTAWNKVGETFGVSATKRGARQHAVTSWREITRDDAYVNMLRGTISTFAAGIGGAEAITTLPFDTVWGLPGDFSRRIARNTQVVLAEESNIVRVNDPAGGSWYVESLTSKLAEAAWAVLGKIDAAGGMAKAVVDGLPVRELEPVIAERAKRLATRKKPITGVSEFPNAGEADVTTAKPRPAAPEYKGLQWHRDSEVFEGLRDAVKASGEAKVFLACLGARRDFGGRESFASNAFHVAGLATPEVEGGSVEEIVAAFKAAGTPVACLCSSAKVYADQALPVAKALKEAGAKTVLLAGNLKELGESASEAEGVIDGTVAMGMDIVALLDQTLDTLGVSK; encoded by the coding sequence ATGACAACGACCGAGCCGGTCGCCCGCGAGGGTGCTGTTGAGCTGAAGCTCGCCAGCGACTTCGCGAAGCCGGGGATGGACCAGTGGCGTGCAGCTGCCGCCAAGGTCCTCAACCGCGGGCGCCCAGAAGACAAGCAACTCACAGGGGAGCAGGCGGTCTCCCGCCTGGTCACCACCACCGTGGACGGCATCGAGATTGCGCCGATCTACACGCTGGAGGATGCCCCCGCCGAACTCGGCGTGCCGGGCGTCGCACCCTTCACCCGTGGCACCACGGTGCACAACGGTGAAGCGGACGCCTGGGACGTGCGTGCACTGCACGAGGATCCCGACGCAGCGTTCACCAAGCAGGCCGTGCTGACCGACCTCGAGCGTGGTGCCACCAGCCTCTGGTTCCGCATCGATCCCGATGCCGTGCAGGGCGAGCAGCTGGGCGAGGTCCTGGCCGATGCCCTCCTGGAACTGATCACCGTCGAGGTCTCCAGCCGCACCGACCAGGAGGCAGCCGCAGAGGCGCTGCTGAAGGTCGTCGAGGCCGATCCCAAGCCGGCCAACCACAAGAGCGTCGTGCTCGGCCTTGACCCGATCGGCTGCGCCGCCCTGAACGGCACCGCCCCCGAACTGGGCAAGCTCGGTCAGTGGGTCAAGCGCCTCGACGGGATGCGCAACTCCCGCGCGATCGTGGTCGACGCCACCATCTGGCACAACGCCGGTGCGGGCGACGTGCATGAGCTGGGCTTCGCCCTGGCCACGGGCGTCGAGTACGTGCGTGCGCTGATGGCCCAGGGGCTCACCGCCGACCAAGCCTTCGATGCCATTGACTTCCGTGTCACCGCCACCGTCGACCAGTTCGCCACCATCGCCAAGCTGCGCGCCCTACGCACCGCCTGGAACAAGGTCGGCGAGACCTTCGGCGTCAGCGCCACCAAGCGCGGTGCCCGCCAGCATGCGGTCACCTCGTGGCGCGAGATCACGCGTGATGACGCCTACGTCAACATGCTGCGCGGAACGATCAGCACCTTCGCCGCCGGTATCGGTGGCGCCGAGGCAATCACCACGCTGCCCTTCGACACCGTCTGGGGCCTCCCGGGCGACTTCAGCCGACGGATCGCCCGCAACACGCAGGTGGTCCTGGCCGAGGAGTCGAACATCGTGCGCGTCAACGACCCGGCCGGTGGCTCCTGGTATGTCGAGAGCCTGACCAGCAAGCTGGCCGAGGCCGCATGGGCCGTGCTGGGCAAGATCGACGCCGCCGGTGGCATGGCCAAGGCCGTCGTCGACGGTCTGCCGGTGCGCGAGCTGGAGCCCGTCATCGCAGAGCGCGCCAAGCGTCTGGCAACCCGCAAGAAGCCGATCACCGGCGTCTCCGAGTTCCCGAATGCCGGCGAAGCCGACGTGACCACCGCCAAGCCGCGCCCCGCAGCCCCCGAGTACAAGGGCCTTCAGTGGCACCGTGACTCCGAGGTCTTCGAGGGCCTGCGCGATGCCGTCAAGGCATCGGGTGAGGCCAAGGTCTTCCTGGCCTGCCTGGGCGCACGTCGTGACTTCGGTGGCCGCGAGAGCTTCGCGTCCAATGCCTTCCACGTCGCCGGTCTCGCGACCCCCGAGGTGGAGGGCGGAAGCGTCGAGGAGATCGTCGCGGCCTTCAAGGCTGCCGGTACCCCCGTCGCCTGCCTGTGCTCAAGCGCCAAGGTCTACGCAGACCAGGCACTGCCCGTCGCCAAGGCCCTGAAGGAGGCCGGCGCCAAGACCGTGCTGCTGGCCGGAAACCTGAAGGAACTGGGCGAGAGCGCATCCGAGGCCGAAGGCGTCATCGATGGAACCGTTGCCATGGGCATGGACATCGTCGCGCTGCTCGACCAGACCCTCGACACGTTGGGAGTGTCCAAGTGA